The genomic region ATGCGGGTTTTGTCATCAAGGCGATGAAGCTCACACAACTCACTCGCCGCGATGCGGAGCTTTTTTATGCGGTACACGCGGACAAACCTTTCTTTGAGGATTTGGTTACTTTTATGAGCAGCGGCGCTATTGTGGCAGCGATCTTAGAGAAGGAGAACGCTGTAGCTGATTTCCGTACACTCATCGGCAGTACTGACCCTGAGAAGGCGGCAGAGGGTACACTGAGGAAGAAATATGCGACTTCGATGTCACGCAATGCTGTACACGGCTCGGATAGCGATGAGAATGCTGCGATAGAAAGTGCTTTCCAATTTGCGGGACGCGAAGTGTTTTAACACCTAAAATGCTATGGAAGAGGGTAACACAAGCAGTATGGCAGAGGTTATTCGCCACTTTGTAGAACGGTACAAGTTGCAATATGGGCTGAACAAAGTAGAGGTAAAAGATCTCTGGAACGAGCAGATGGGTACCCCTATTGCACGGCAGACGATCTCAGTAGAGTTAGTAGGAGAGACGCTCCGTTGTAGGTTCGTTTCGGCTTCGCTTTCCCAAGAGCTAAGCTATGGGAAAGAAAAGATAATGAACAACCTAAACGAGGCTCTCGGTGGAGAGGTGATAAAGAAAATCATTTTTTTAAATTGATGATACGATTTGCAACCATAGACGACAGCCACAGTGTAGCCCCCTTGATGCTACAAGCGATGGAGGAGATCGTTCATAAGATTATAGGCAGGAAGGACAATGTGGAGGCGGTAGCTTTCTTAAAAACACTTTTTGAGGAGGAAGCCAATCAGTACTCCCACCAGAATACGCTTGTGTTTGAGGG from Capnocytophaga haemolytica harbors:
- a CDS encoding nucleoside-diphosphate kinase, whose amino-acid sequence is MATNRTFTMIKPDAVQKGYIGAILKEITDAGFVIKAMKLTQLTRRDAELFYAVHADKPFFEDLVTFMSSGAIVAAILEKENAVADFRTLIGSTDPEKAAEGTLRKKYATSMSRNAVHGSDSDENAAIESAFQFAGREVF
- a CDS encoding DUF721 domain-containing protein; protein product: MEEGNTSSMAEVIRHFVERYKLQYGLNKVEVKDLWNEQMGTPIARQTISVELVGETLRCRFVSASLSQELSYGKEKIMNNLNEALGGEVIKKIIFLN